In Peromyscus maniculatus bairdii isolate BWxNUB_F1_BW_parent chromosome 9, HU_Pman_BW_mat_3.1, whole genome shotgun sequence, one genomic interval encodes:
- the LOC143267128 gene encoding olfactory receptor 11G2-like, with amino-acid sequence MKTLSSTSNSSTIAGFILLGFPCSREEQILLFVLFFIVYLLTLMGNTSIICAVRWDQKLHTPMYLLLANFSFLEIWYVTSTVPNMLANFLSDTKVISFSGCFLQFYFFFSLGSTECFFLAVMAFDRYLAICRPLHYPALMTGRLCNILVISCWVLGFLWFPIPITIISQMSFCGSRIIDHFLCDPGPLLALSCSRATLMELFWTIIVSLLLFIPFFFIMGSYVLVLRAVFKFPSIEGRRKAFSTCGPHMTVVSLFYGSVMVMYVSPTSEHSAGMQKIVTLFYSVLTPLINPVIYSLRNKDMKHAMKKLLKTEKLEF; translated from the coding sequence ATGAAAACCCTCAGCAGCACCAGTAACTCCAGCACCATCGCTGGCTTCATCCTCCTGGGATTCCCCTGCTCCAGAGAAGAGCAGATCCTCCTCTTTGTGCTCTTCTTCATTGTCTACCTCCTCACCCTCATGGGCAATACTTCCATCATCTGTGCTGTGCGCTGGGATCAGAAACTGCACACCCCCATGTACCTCCTGCTGGCCAACTTCTCCTTCCTGGAGATCTGGTATGTCACCTCCACAGTTCCCAACATGTTGGCCAACTTCCTCTCTGACACCAAGGTCATCTCCTTCTCTGGGTGCTTCCTGcagttctatttcttcttctccttgggGTCTACAGAATGCTTCTTCCTGGCAGTAATGGCCTTTGACCGCTACCTTGCCATCTGCAGACCTCTACACTATCCTGCTCTTATGACTGGGCGCCTCTGTAACATCCTTGTGATCAGTTGCTGGGTGCTTGGTTTCCTCTGGTTCCCCATTCCCATCACCATCATCTCCCAGATGTCCTTCTGTGGATCCAGGATTATAGACCATTTCCTATGTGACCCAGGCCCTCTGTTGGCCCTGAGCTGTTCCAGAGCCACACTGATGGAACTTTTCTGGACAATAATAGTTTCTCTGCtcctctttattccttttttcttcatCATGGGATCTTATGTGCTGGTCCTTCGAGCTGTGTTTAAATTCCCTTCaatagaaggaagaagaaaggccttctccacctgtgggcCCCATATGACTGTGGTTTCTCTTTTCTATGGCTCAGTGATGGTCATGTATGTGAGCCCAACATCTGAACATTCAGCTGGAATGCAGAAGATTGTGACTCTGTTTTATTCTGTGCTTACTCCACTCATTAATCCTGTAATTTACAGTCTGAGGAACAAAGATATGAAACATGCAATGAAGAagcttttgaaaacagaaaaattagaattttaa